DNA from Roseimicrobium sp. ORNL1:
GGGTCCTGCACAATCGTTCACGAGCCACCCACCCACCCACCCGGCCAGACCAGACCACGCTTCTCAGCCATCCTCATTTTCCATGGGCTCCCAGATTCGCCGCATCATCCTTGTCATCGCCATCTTCCTTCTCGTCGGGTGGATCTACAGTTTCTGGCGCCAGGGCCGTTCGGGATATGATCTCTTCGATGCGCTGAAGGGTACCCCACCTTCCGCCGACCAGACCGCTCCCACTCCCCCCCCCGCTCCTACCTCGCTGCCCGAGCCCAAGCCCGCCCTACCCAAGGGTGAACTTCCCGGTCTGGAAATGCTCGATGCCGAGTACGCTAAGCTGGCGGCGGCTGTGCTCCCCTCCGTGGTGAGCATCAATACGGAGTCCGTGGTCACGACGCGCCCGCGGACCATCCTGGAAGCGATGCGGGGAGGCGCCGTCGTTCGTCAGCGCGGGCTGGGGTCCGGCGCCATCATCACCGCGGAAGGACATGTGGTAACGAACTACCATGTGGTCGCCGGAGCCCGGCAAATTGAAGTCACCACCAATGACCACACCACCTACCCGGCAGAGGTTGTGGGTTTGGATCCCGCCATGGATCTCGCCATCATCCGGATTCAGAGCAATCGGACGAATTTCCCACGTCTCTCCTTTGCGGACTCTGACAAGGTGCGAGTGGGTCAGATTGTGTTTGCCGTGGGGAATCCTCTCGGCTTCAGCGGCACCGTTTCCCAGGGCATCATCAGTGCCACCCAACGCTGGACACAGGACAGTGCCATGGAGTTCCTGCAGACGGATGCGAACATCATTCCCGGCAACTCCGGCGGCCCGCTGGTGAACCTTCGCGGGGAGATTATTGGGGTGAATGAATCCATCTACACCGGTGGAGGTCAGGCGCAGCAACATGCGTGGCAGGGCATCGGCCTCGCAATCCCTGCAAATGACGCCAAGGAATCGGTGGACGCCATGCTGCAGAAGCGCACGCGGATCGATTGCTTCCTGGGCCTGGTGGTGGATCCCACTGTGGTCACCGTGAAGTCCCAGGAGGGCAGCTCCCTGGGAGTCCAAATCACCAATGTGGGCGCAGGGTCACCAGCACAAGGAGCCGGGCTGCGCCCGGGCGACGTGGTCACGAAGTACGGCGATCGCCGGGTGGAGTCTGCCAATCAACTGCTGAGCTTCATCCGCCGCTCAAAACCAGGCCAGCCGGTGGAAGTCACGGTGGTGCGTGCCGGGAAAATCGTGAGAATCTCCGTAGTGCCGCAGCCGCGTCCCCAGCAGCAGCCGCAGGTGTCCCCGGAATCCCCGGTGCTCCAGCCGCAGCCGCAGGTGTCCCCGGTACCGCAGATTCCTCAAATGCCGCAGTATCAGGGAAGGTAACTCGCCGCGAGGAGGGCACCCATCCGTTTTTGACCATTCACCCGTAGGGTTTTGCAGGGGTTGATTCCCCTCGACAAACCGGCTCTGTCGGGTTGCATTATTGGCAGGCTGGAACACATGATGCTTATGTCCCGAACCCGCCGCAATCGATTCCATCCGCAGGGTGGAGCGCTTGGCCCCATCCTCCTGATCCTGGTGGCACTGGCCATCAGCGGGTTGGTGTTCTTTCTCTTCACCAAGAAGAAGATCGATGCGGAGCGCGAGGCTGCCATGGCGCAGGAAGCAGCGGCTCAGGATGCAGCAAACGCACCCGCCACACAGGGCACCACAGCCCAGGCACCCGGCACTGGTCCTCAGGGTACCGCTGGCCAGCCCACTGCGGCACCTGCACCCACGCCGGCTCCGGTACTCGGCTTTGCCCGCCCCGTGGACGTGGCGGAGCAACTCTCCCGCAGCCTGATGATCGGGGATCTGCCTTCTGCGGCCAAGATCATCGCGGGCGGAGACCCTTCCCAAGAAGCTGGCGCCATGGCCGCGCTGAGCAAAATCAAAGAGCTGGGCTTCAAACCGGCGCAGCCCGACCTCATCCAGACCATCGGACAGGTGGGACCAGCTGTGCGACTCGCCATTCCCCTGGTGAGAGCCTCAAGTGGCGGGCAGGAGCAGATTCGCCTGCAGATCGACGTGCAGAAAGATCCCGACATGGGCTGGAAGGTCAGCACAGTGCGGCTCCCCAAGGAATTGCAGCAAGTGATGGCAGCCGTGGAAGTTACGCAACCCGCCCCCGCCGCGCCCACCATCAATCCACAGGGAGGAGCGCCTCTCCCACCGAAGACC
Protein-coding regions in this window:
- a CDS encoding trypsin-like peptidase domain-containing protein is translated as MGSQIRRIILVIAIFLLVGWIYSFWRQGRSGYDLFDALKGTPPSADQTAPTPPPAPTSLPEPKPALPKGELPGLEMLDAEYAKLAAAVLPSVVSINTESVVTTRPRTILEAMRGGAVVRQRGLGSGAIITAEGHVVTNYHVVAGARQIEVTTNDHTTYPAEVVGLDPAMDLAIIRIQSNRTNFPRLSFADSDKVRVGQIVFAVGNPLGFSGTVSQGIISATQRWTQDSAMEFLQTDANIIPGNSGGPLVNLRGEIIGVNESIYTGGGQAQQHAWQGIGLAIPANDAKESVDAMLQKRTRIDCFLGLVVDPTVVTVKSQEGSSLGVQITNVGAGSPAQGAGLRPGDVVTKYGDRRVESANQLLSFIRRSKPGQPVEVTVVRAGKIVRISVVPQPRPQQQPQVSPESPVLQPQPQVSPVPQIPQMPQYQGR